CTCAAACTGGCAAACTACCATGAGCCTTCTAGAAATACAGAAAATCCTGGCCTCAAAAGGGGTGAACCTGGGGAGCCTCACGGGAATGGCCGTTTCCTCCAGGGACAGCGCGGGACGGGCCGTGAACCTGACGCTGACGGGAACGGGAGGCCGGATCACCATGAAGGCGAGCCAGTTCAGGACCATGATAGGACCCGACAAGATAAGGAGCACCTTCTTCTCTCTCGGGGGGAAGCCTCCAGGCACTCCATCGTCCAAAGCCCCCGCCGGATCCTCGGGATCGGTGGATGAGTTAAGTCCCCCCCTCACCGCCAGGGATGAACAATTACTCATCGCTTTCACCCAAGAGGGAGTTTTCAACACCGAGGAATTAATGGATATGCTTGTCAAGCCTGAAAGAAGGGGATTTTACCTCAGGAAGGCCCTGGAAAAACAGAGTGGGGCAGGAGTGCCTCCCCAGGCATCTCCCCCGCCTGGTGCCTACTTCGGGGGCGACAGGGTTACCTTCTCCGGCCGCGGGTGGGGTCACGGTGTGGGCCTGTCTCAATGGGGCGCCAAAAGCCTCGCCGAAGCCGGTTGGGATTTCAAGAGCATACTGCAACATTATTTCCCCGGGACAAAACTCTCCAGGATGCCCCAATGACATGGAACGGTCACCCCGAAAGGATTCGATCCCGCCCGAAGGGCCTCCCGTCGGGATCAAAAACCCTTACGACGCAAGCCTTTATCATTATGATCTACCTGAATCCCTGATCGCTCAAACCCCGGCCGAACCCAGGGACTCCTCGAGGCTCATGGTGGTGGATCGTACCTCGGGGACAATCCAGCACCGGGTGTTCAGGGAGATCGCGGAACTCCTGGTTCGGAAGGACCTGCTGGTGCTAAACGACACGAGGGTGGTCAAGGCCCGGCTTAGTGCCATAAAGGCAGGAGGAGGGGCACCGATCGAGATTTTCCTGTTGAAACCTCTGGGAGGCAAGAGGTCGGTTCTTTGGGAGACCCTTGTAAGACCTGGAAGGCGAGTCAAGCCGGGACAACGCCTGGTCCTCGACAGGGGCGTGGAGGTCGTCATCGGGGAGAGCGCCGGGCAGGGTTCCAGGATTTGCCGTTTCCCACCGGAGACCGACGTCTGGAACCTGATGGAAGAGTCCGGTGCTATGCCCTTCCCTCCCTATGTTCACAACCCCTTCATCGATGCCGAGAGGTACCAGACAGTCTACGGAACGCGGGAGGGTTCGGTGGCGGCCCCGACAGCGGGCCTCCACTTCACTCCCTCCCTGCTCGAAGGGATCGCTTCAAGGGGGATCAGGACGGCCTGGATAACCCTGGACGTGGGGTTGGGCACCTTCAGACCCGTAAAAGAACAGGATATCAGGCTACACAAGATGCATAGCGAGGAGTGTTTTGTTCCTGGGGAAACAGCTTCGGCCATCAAGGAGACGAGGGATGCGGGTGGCAGGGTCATCGCCGTCGGAACAACGGTGGTGAGAGCCCTCGAGAGCAGGGCGACGCAAGAGGGAAAGGTACGGCCGGGTTCATTCAGCACCGATGCCTTTTACTATCCCGGCTACAGATTCCGGACCATCGATGCCATGATCACTAACTTTCACCTTCCCCGGAGCACATTGCTGATGCTGGTCTGCGCTTTCACCGGGAAGGAGCTGGCCATGAGGGCTTACGATGAAGCCATCGAGAGGCGTTACCGCTTCTTTTCCTTCGGCGATGCCCTGTTCATCCAGTAACCGGAGCCGCGGCGGGAGTTCTTTTACGGCATCCTTTCCTGGAAAAACTCCCTCGCGCCCTCCCGCGGTTCATCCCACAACCACCCCGCCGATATCCTGACGCCGCTACCCGGAGTGACCTGGATCTCGAAGAAGCCCGATTCCTTGATCTCCTTGAGAGCCCTGTAGGCCGTCCTCTCCGAAAGCCCCGAGAGGGCGGCCAGTTCGTTGAAACGGCAATCGACATCGCGGCCATCGCTTCCCAGGAGGGACGATATCAGGAGGATCCTGGCGGCTTGTGACAGGGGCAGGGACAGAACATTGGCCACGGCCCACGAGACCGCCCTTTCGGTAGGTCCCACTCTTGCCGGAGGCGCTTTTGAAGGTAAACCGATACGGTCTACCATGCTCTCGATCTCGGATATCATACCAATTATGGAGGAAAACCCCTCCTGTTGGCTGACCTTTTTCACCAGTCCCTCCTATTATCCCGGGGGGCGGACCGCTTTACCTGTCGGTAGGAGTGTTCTTCCCGAAGGTACGGTGCCCTGATGGAAAAAACTACCTTTAGCTGTCATAATACATGAAAAGAGCCTTTTATAAAACTTTCGGGAGGGATTGCCATGTGGACGATGGGGTTCCTTCTGCCCCATGCGCCGATCCTTGTTCCGGAAGTAGCGGCCAGGTCCGGAGCCCAGGCCGGGAAAACACTTAAGGGTTTGAAATCCCTGGGCGACAGCCTTAAAAAACTTGCCCCCGATTTCCTCCTGGTCCTTGACCCTCACGCCGCTA
This is a stretch of genomic DNA from Thermovirga sp.. It encodes these proteins:
- the queA gene encoding tRNA preQ1(34) S-adenosylmethionine ribosyltransferase-isomerase QueA gives rise to the protein MERSPRKDSIPPEGPPVGIKNPYDASLYHYDLPESLIAQTPAEPRDSSRLMVVDRTSGTIQHRVFREIAELLVRKDLLVLNDTRVVKARLSAIKAGGGAPIEIFLLKPLGGKRSVLWETLVRPGRRVKPGQRLVLDRGVEVVIGESAGQGSRICRFPPETDVWNLMEESGAMPFPPYVHNPFIDAERYQTVYGTREGSVAAPTAGLHFTPSLLEGIASRGIRTAWITLDVGLGTFRPVKEQDIRLHKMHSEECFVPGETASAIKETRDAGGRVIAVGTTVVRALESRATQEGKVRPGSFSTDAFYYPGYRFRTIDAMITNFHLPRSTLLMLVCAFTGKELAMRAYDEAIERRYRFFSFGDALFIQ
- a CDS encoding HTH domain-containing protein, whose translation is MKKVSQQEGFSSIIGMISEIESMVDRIGLPSKAPPARVGPTERAVSWAVANVLSLPLSQAARILLISSLLGSDGRDVDCRFNELAALSGLSERTAYRALKEIKESGFFEIQVTPGSGVRISAGWLWDEPREGAREFFQERMP